TGTCAAACTGGGTGTGACCTCCAAGGCGAAGCAGCGTCAGGTGGGAGTCGACTCGCCGTCGACGGCGTGGTTGACGGACGCGATGATCCTTCCGATCGGTGAGCCGGTGCCCCGGGAGAAGATGATCCACGCGCGTGCCGAACCGGAGATTGCGTTCGTCATGGGACGTCGACTCGAAGGGCCCGGGGTCTCGGCGGCGACTGCGCTCGCGGCGGTCGACCATGTGGTCGGTGCGATCGAAATCATCGACAGCCGGTTCTCGGGTTACAAGTTCTCCATGATGGATGCTGTCGCGGACAACAATTCGTCCGGCCGGTACGTCACCGGTCCCATCAGTGTGCGGCCGGACTCGCTGGACCTCGGTCTCGAAGCCTGCTTGCTCGAAGTGGACGGTGAGATCGTCGATTCGGCGACAGGAGCTGCTGTGCACGGCCATCCCGCGGAGGCGCTGGCTTTCGCGGCGAACACCCTCGCCGAGCGTGGCCTGGCGATCGAGCCGGGCTGGGTGATCCTCACCGGGGGGATGACGGATGCGGTTCCGGTCCGGCCGGGGGCGCGGATCGCTGCTCACTTCACTCATCTCGGTACCGTAAATGTGTCAGGAGGCTGATGATGCCGTTCATCGAGGTGACTATTTCCGCAGGGCGTTCGCCCGAACAGCTCCGCGCACTGATACATGAACTCACCTTTGCCGCCCAGCGGGCCGTGGACGCGCCGTTGAGCAACATTCGGGTGGTGCTGCGTGAAGTTCCGGCTACTCACTTTGCCGCCGGTGATGTGACGATTGCAGAACGATCTCCTGCTCAATGACTTTCGTTTGATTCTCCCGAACGATTCTCGTGTCAATGCAAGCGAGTCGGGACAAGACGATGAGTGCAAGGGACACGTAGACCGGAGTTGGGGCGGACTGCCCTGTTCCTTTTCTCGTTCGGGGAGTCGCTATGACGACGGCACGTCGTCGCCGGCAATGCCTTGACCGGGGACAGACGAGCAACGTCGCAGATGGCTGCGGTTGGACGTCGCAGGCGAGACCGTCGGAAATCTACGAGGGAGTCGGCGAGATTCAACGCTGGTGCTGGCGCGTCCGATTTGCGGACGCGCCAGCACGCCGGGTAGACGAGATTGCTCAACAGCTTACCGGCGGTTGCTGAACACCGTTGCGGGAGTTCGAAAACCGCTATTGAATACACGATGACGGCTACAGGTCAGAACGTGGCGGTCTGGTCACCCGTTGTCGCTGCTGGTGCTGGTGCCGAGTTGCTGCATGCGGAAATGCAGTGGGCTGGTCCCGAAGCGACGTCGGAACGCTCGACTGAAATGCGAGACATCGCGGAAACCTACGCGGACGCTGATGGTAGAGATCGTGGCGTCGGTGCTCAGCAAGAGTTTGCGAGCTCGCTCGAGCCGCTGTTGATTCAGCCATGTGCGTGGTGTCGTGCCTGCTGCGCTGAATAGTTTGTGGATGTACCGCACGGACATTCCCAGTTCGGCTGCAAGGTCGCTGATCGAGTAGTCGGGGTCTGTCATGTGTCGTTGCATTGCCTGCTGTATGACTCGAAAGTCCTTGTTGTGAACTCGTTTGGTGGTGTTGAACGGAGTTGTGCGTTCACTGATGGCGGATACGAGTAGGTCCATCGCGCACGCGGCAACGGAGGCTGAGGAGTTGGGCGAAAGAAGGGAGTCGTCAGTTGCCATGTCGACGAATAGGCGAGAGACGTATCGGCTGATGCCGCTGTGGCCGGAAAAACCTTCACCGGTAATCTCCGCTACGGCTTCCAGGGGAAGATGTGGCGCAAACACCGCGCGCGGCGCGCGGACGACAATCTGCTCGAACTCGGTCTGGGCGTCGACGATGAACGGCGCCGATGAGTCGAGGATTCCGAACGCCCCGCTTTCGAGCTTTGCGGACCGAGAGTGTTGACCGATGACCGCTGTACCGCTCGTGATCAAGCACAGTAGGTAGTCGTCGTTGGGATCGGACGAGATCATGTTCGGGGTGCGGATTACTGTGTGTGGGTCTGCGCGTACGACACTGACTGTGACGTCGACGAAGGGACGCACCGATAGTTCCGCCCCGAACGAGTCCGATATGTCAGGCCAGTCGACGTCGAGTTCGCAGTATGTCGAGTCGAGTGTGTCTACCCACCGCGAACGTACCTCGCTCGATTCGAGCTCGCGTGTGCTGATTACGACCTTGGCGCTGCCCTTGTCGGTGCAATCGGAGTCATTGTTCTGTGCACTGTCGGTCATGTCGCTGCTCACCTCCATATCCTAGTGTTGCAGATCACACCGGCTTCGAATATAGGAGGTATTCGCTCCCCGGAGTCACGCCCACAGCTTCCGCGTCCGCACTCGTCCCGAACGGAGTAGATCGTGACCCGCGCTGCTCCGCCTGGGGCGATTGGATCACCTGAAGGAGTGACACCGACCGGAACCCCATGACGCTCGACTTCGCCGCGAAGCACCCGTGTCCTACGTCCGCGTAGTCGGCATGCATCTGGTGTCGATCTCGCGAACTGTCTCGACGGAAGAGTTCGCGGTAGAGGGCGCAGGACCGGCTCGACTGTCGGCATGAGCCGCGGAGGTGACCCGGAGCGAATCGGGCCACCTGTGTAGGTCAGCGGTGTTCGGTTCGATAACGGC
This window of the Rhodococcus pyridinivorans genome carries:
- a CDS encoding 2-keto-4-pentenoate hydratase — protein: MTEQLWSPAKVADVLIRAEDSGVAQTSILAEWDGLDLAAAYEAQDIALQMRISRGERVTGVKLGVTSKAKQRQVGVDSPSTAWLTDAMILPIGEPVPREKMIHARAEPEIAFVMGRRLEGPGVSAATALAAVDHVVGAIEIIDSRFSGYKFSMMDAVADNNSSGRYVTGPISVRPDSLDLGLEACLLEVDGEIVDSATGAAVHGHPAEALAFAANTLAERGLAIEPGWVILTGGMTDAVPVRPGARIAAHFTHLGTVNVSGG
- a CDS encoding tautomerase family protein; the protein is MPFIEVTISAGRSPEQLRALIHELTFAAQRAVDAPLSNIRVVLREVPATHFAAGDVTIAERSPAQ
- a CDS encoding helix-turn-helix domain-containing protein, which translates into the protein MTDSAQNNDSDCTDKGSAKVVISTRELESSEVRSRWVDTLDSTYCELDVDWPDISDSFGAELSVRPFVDVTVSVVRADPHTVIRTPNMISSDPNDDYLLCLITSGTAVIGQHSRSAKLESGAFGILDSSAPFIVDAQTEFEQIVVRAPRAVFAPHLPLEAVAEITGEGFSGHSGISRYVSRLFVDMATDDSLLSPNSSASVAACAMDLLVSAISERTTPFNTTKRVHNKDFRVIQQAMQRHMTDPDYSISDLAAELGMSVRYIHKLFSAAGTTPRTWLNQQRLERARKLLLSTDATISTISVRVGFRDVSHFSRAFRRRFGTSPLHFRMQQLGTSTSSDNG